CAGTTGTCACAAAACCTTGTTAATAGAATCTggtcaaaaagtgtttaaaccaatgaatttgagtaaaggggagaaaaagtagagatagtgattaggattaatccttaaaaatttatcagtaagtggatgacgattacagaagcgattatatctattgaagattaaaaaccgtacaaaaggggcccctgggtggctcagtgggttaaagcctctgccttcagctcaggtcatgatcccagggtcctgggattgagccctgcatcaggttctctgctctctgctcagcggggagcctgcttcctcctctctctctacctgcctctctgcctacttgtgatctctgtctgtcaaataaataaataaaatcttaaaacaagaagaagtaggagtggtccactcttttcagaaggaaatgtctggctttcaaagaaagtgtacttccttgacatttcaagaggaatgggttttgtagttggggccgtgtaagagaaaaaaatcttaacttgggatattcatttaaaatcaagaccatggtatctttttcatgccagtcttgctcctttgatgcatttggactttggaattaaaagggaagtagtattaagagacagatgccctaccttggttgagaacagaactgtttaagagatttcacatagaccatggtaagatattactttTGATAGGTTATTCTTGTAAAGtcaacttaacttcttttattaagtgacctccattatgatgcttacaattctgttatttaaaaaaattgtttacttcaaTATGAATCTATTagaccagctatttttaaaatcacttggtctcaaaatgcatgtacagtgtaaagttactgaggatccaaaagttatgcaagttataaggtattgatatttaccaaaacaaagactagaaaaatgtaaacattttattttttaatgattttatttatttatttgtcagggagagtgacagcgagcaagggaacacaagcaggggaaaagagagaagcaggcttctcacttagcagggaggcccatgtggggctcgattccaggaccctgggatccggacctgagctgaaggcagatgcataacgactgaggcacccaggtgcccgaaattcaaacactttaaaataaaaataaacccattatatatgaagtctttataaaaaaatgacaaaagttacatatacatttacatatatatacacacatatacatataaaataatatatatatatagtatattttagaattagaggctttacagaaagtctgtctcccatttggttctaaaatatactatatatatatatcaaactattttgattaaatagtatgtagaaaacctagtttctcacaagtatgtagttggaaaagaaaggggtattataatagcctttcagtattctttgatactacaccaaaagttgaaaggtattgtttgcttttaagttgcaacatggatctaaagctgtatcaatacaattttgttacattaaaattggtgtatcttgcactttggatggattttttttgtccatgactaattttgtaatatcttagattaataatttgaaaataacttgaattaggcctatttcccaaatgttgactctttttgttaaacagtatatagaggtcatattcgttattaatgttaccatccatctcatcagaaaagtcttgaagtcctgggaagctgtcaaacttaatatggaaaataatacggaaaatacaagttttccaaaattcaaaacaacactcaaattttgtcattaacacacacagtcaactgcctttcttaatttctattttcttaagtcacctctactcctcatgtgggggttcgaactcacaaccccaagatcaggagtcatttgctccacctactgggccagccaggtgtccctgtcaactgtatcataaagtgactaacttaccttgtctgtttcagagaacgtatggaaataccacccaagtataaactcgtcagttcttttccaagtaaaattggtgttaacacagaagaaaccaaccagctTAAGTCACAACTCAAGCAACTGCCCCAGTGCTTTCCCCCACAGACATACAATCGTACTTGAGTACAGAGCAAAGCTGCCTGATGCATGCTTTCCACtttgtcacagaagagcaaaagcttaattattcaggggttggcaattcacaaaattcataatttttactgcttcagtgaggattttaagggaaacttgcccttggttttttaagcgcactctgagtgcactgcagtaaaaacacctggacaagaacagttcgatgctaatgccttgattcatgcagaagtgggtaataatatgtttgcatcagtgcaaatatcaataaaatgaacaaggtaaataatgtctcccattattagggaaatagttcAACCTTTCTGAAACTCTGAAAGGTCCACAAATCATAATTTGAGAATGGCCAGCAGAGTCACACcaagtatatgcatttatatttaaagtactactgatattatgaatctgagcttaaattcctgagtatggagaaaggatataaaagacacgccatccattccccttttaaattataagcatttatttcttaggacACTAACTGTTAGCAATGCAAACCAAGTGGAAGATTTATGGGCAAATGCTCTACCTGTGGGTGTGTGAGACACACATCCAGACAACcaaatggacactttccagaaaccactgggAAAAGTTTTTCAAGGTTATTCAGTACCGTGTGTTGCTCAAATTCATTCACAGTGTTCCTATTTgccttattaagaaagcaattaactGTAATTAGAAAAGTCTGCACATGAGGTGACTACAACTCATTGTAagataacttctcttttcagagttacaaacaaaaggtaagtgtagaaatataaacaatgagagtcagaagcacctatttggcagagaacaatctgcagttctcaatgctgacagggacaggacattgccaggtgtagatgccaaggacagcccaccttctcaagctgccgcccagcattatttgggcacatttgtaaagggaatgccacattcttggtagggtaagcaacaaagcagactgctcaagactcaggcaaaaaactagctctgatgactgcttaccacgtatgtatacaaaacaaattctccctATCAATCTGAAATCAGAGCTGTCTAAAGAGCTGGACGAGTAAGTGGATTGGgcagtcttcagagagacacacagagagaagagaaacagtgtttgaggaggtcattacgaggatgtggccaccagatggcccatgacttggatccccctggtccttggaatgtgtgttcccatctgccttctccactcccagaggctgtctcacagacacaagccttgagataatgatgtggtGCTGAGAGGACCTAGACCATTAATAGACATGACTAAATCCAGTTAAGGTCtctgcataaatttttaagattctggcaggctgGCGTGGAGATCGACTCATTTTATAGCCACGCAAGACAAGCCTCCTATGTAagttccttgcttattaaacctgtcaactactgatctgaagcacgggcttcttccacctctccctgccctccaaataccgatgcagctttccaatttgacccaggagctgcagagaagcttggaaaccaggcacatagacaggcaggcagatggaggtgagagacagggaaaagagacaagccaTCGAAGAGTCAATATGAGCATTAGGCACCTCCAATTAAACCAGAGAATggattttgctaagttccttatagattttggatactagccctttatctgataggtcgtttgcaaatatcttctcccattctgtcagttgtcttttggttttgttaactgtttcctttgctgtgcaaaagcttttgatcttgatgaaatcccaatagttcatttttgcccttgcttcccttgcctttgccgttgttcctaggaagatgttgctacggctgaggtcgaagaggttgctgcctgtattctcctcaaggattttgatggattcctttctcacattgaggtccttcatccatttggagtctattttcgtgtgtggtgtaaggaagtggtccaaattcatttttctgcatgtggctgtccaattttcccagcaccatttattgaagaggctgtcttttttccattggacattccttcctgctttgtcgaagattagttgaccacacccaaagaacaaacaatccaatcaagaaatgggcagaggacatgaacagacatttctgcaaagaagacatccagatggccaagagacacatgaaaaagtgctccacatcactcggcatcagggaaatacaaatcaaaaacacaatgagatatcacctcacaccagtcagaatggctaaaatgaacaagtcaggaaatgacagatgctggcgaggatgcggagaaaggggaaccctcctccactgttggtgggaatgcaagctggtgcaaccactctggaaaacagcatggaggttcctcaaaatgttgaaaatagaactaccctatgacccagcaattgcactactgggtatttaccctaaagatacaaacatagtgatccgaaggggcacgtgtacccgaatgtttatagcagcaatgtctacaatagccaaactatggaaagaacctagatgtccatcaacagatgaatggatacagaagatgtggtatatatacacaatggaatactatgcagccatcaaaagaaatgaaatcttgccatttgcgacgacgtggatggaactagagcctatcatgcttagtgaaataagtcaatcggagaaagacaactatcatatgatctccctgatatgaggacatggagatgcaacatgggtggttagggagataggagaagaataaatgaaacaagatgggattgggagggagacaaaccataaatgactcttaatctcacaaaacaaactgggggttgctggggggaggtgggactgggagagggggagggggctatggacattggggagggtatgtgctatcatgagtgctgtgaagtgtgtaaacctggcgattcacagacctgtacccctggggataaaaatacattatatgtttattaaaaaaaaaaatttggaaggggaggtgaaccataagagactatggactctgaaaaacaacctgagggttttgaagggtcaggggtgggaggttgggggaacaggtggtgggtaatggggagggcacgttttgcatggagcactgggtgttgtgcaaaaacaatgaatactgttacgctgaaaaaataaataaaatgaaaagaaaaaaaaaaaaaaaacaccagagaatggaaagaactaagctacgtatttcaggaacacagcacaggGCAAATTTGTGACAATcattattagttttgatagatcaaggagagcctagtaattggttttctttttaattttaatgtaaaaatctctttcctatgcagaaacatggaaaaccatcttaAAGCACATGCCCCGATCTCATGACATGTTTATCACCTTTCCTCCAAGAATAGCCACGGCAAAAGGCAACACGCCAATGTACCCATTTACTAGTAGTTACTACTATTGGTTATGCCCTCAAAGGGTCCGGTCTAAGGATCAACTGTGCTATTGTTCACATGTGCTGCCTTAAGAGGCCTACCTGATCTGGCCACTCAAGTGTCAGTTTTAATGTGCTGTCTTGCCAAAGCAGCCATTTATaaggattacttttcagaatgacaaacagaagatttaaagcttgacccagtttccagttattgaacatctatctcctttagtagtgttagggtccatgatcaaagactgatgcaaagccagtcgagaaaagctttatttcacgccaagcatcaaaaatcaaaccaaccagttggggccctctcttacaaagaggcaatgagAACACCGAGCCCAATGCCGCTGCTCTGGACAACGCCGCTCCCAACTCCGCTACCCAACCACAACGCTCTGGACAATACTCCTAGCCAATGAGGACCCTACCCGGCGGTGCCGCTCCCCGATGGTGAGGCCGCTCCAGATGGCGACGACCCTACCCGATGGCCAGCGATGACCTTCCCAGGCATGGGACCAGGAGGcgtggccccttccaggcagcgaggcctttttcctgcagtgaggCCGCTTCCCAGTGGTGAGACCACTTCACGATGACGACCCTACAGGACTGCGAGTGaggatcctacccagcgaggccactcccaggcGGTGAGACCCCCTTCCGGAGGGCGGGTGATGACCCTACCTGAGGGCGAATGACGACCCTACCGGCGAGCCTGCTCCCTGGCGGAGCGGCCCTTTCCCTGTGGTGTGGCCCCTTCAAGGCGGTGAAGCCCCTACAGGGCGGCGAAAACCCTACCCAAAGGCGAGTGATGGCCCTCCCTGGCGGCAGCGACactcccctgcgaggccgcttACTGGCAGCGCTGCTGCTCGGTTGAGACGCCGCTTCCCAACTGAGAGGCCCCTTCTGGACAGCGATGACCCTACCCGACAGCGAGCAATAATCCTACCCAACAGAGGGCAAGGCCCTTCCCagcggcgaggccccttcccaactagGAGCCATTACCCTACCTGGCGAAGCTGCTTCACGGCGGCGGGCGACGACcctcccctgcgaggccgctccccgagGCGCCGCTCCCCTGCagcgccacttcccagctgtgaggccccttcctgactGCGGGgaaggccccttcccaactacaagctatgaccctacccagcgaggccactccccggaggcGTGAAACCTTGCAGGCGGAGAGGCCCTTTGCCGGCAGTGAGGCCGCTTCCTGGCAGTGAGACCACTCCAGGACAGCGATGACCCTACACCAGTGAAGATGCTACCCAGCCAGGCGGCTCCCCTGCAGCGAGACCCCTTCCTGGTggcaggcgaggccccttcccgactaccAGCGAAGACCCTACCCAGAGAGCCCATTCCCGACGGTGGGCGAGGCCCGTTCCCCAGGGCGGGCGAGGTCCCTAAGCCGGGAGGCTGCTCCCAGGCAGGGCCCGCTCCCCAgcagcgaggccccttcccgaagcctggtgaggccccttcctggtggcgggcgaccaccctacatggcgaggccactccctgaggactctgctccttccccggGGCGATGACCCTCCCCAGCTAGGCCTCTCCCTGatggcgctgctgctcccctgtggcgccgcttccggatggcgaggccccttccagacagcaggcaaggcccctaccccagggcaggcgaggccccttcccgactagaAGCAACCACCCTACCAGACAAGGCCACTCCACCGCGGCGCAGCCCCATCCCGGAGACGGGCGGCGACCCTCCCCGGCGGCAAGCAATGATCCTACCCcgtgaggctgctccccagcagcGTGGCCCCTTCCTGGCGAGGACCCTCCCCGGCGGCGACGACcttcccctgcgaggccgctccctggaggcgctgctgctcccctgcggcgccgcttcctgactgtgaggccccttccagacTGCGGGCAAAGCCCCTACTCCACGGCTACCAGCGACCACCCTACCCGGCGAGGACGCTCACTGGCAGAGCGGCCCCTTCCTGGCGGCGTGGTCGCTTCTCAACAGCAACGACCCTACCCGACAGAGAGCGacgatcctacccagcgaggcaggtCCCCATGGCTAGACACATTCCAGACGGCGAgcgaggcccctcccttcccgaccACGGGAGAGGCCAATCCAGGCGCCACAGGCTCACCCGCGGGGAAGCTCTTTCCTGACACCAGGCACGGCCCCTTCCCGACCGCGAGGCATCTCGCCggcggcgacgaccctccccCGCGGCGAGCATAGACCCTCCATGGCGGTGGGCGACAACCCTCCCTGCCCCGAGCAACGACCCTACcgggggagcccgctccctgggggcgccgctcctTCCCGGCAGCTACGACCCTCCCCCTGGTGGCCACCACCCTCCGCAGTGGCGAGGCTGCTCCTCGGGGCGAGACTGATCCCCAGCGGCAAGGCCCGTTCCCGACGACGACGCTGGCCCCGAAgactaccctacctgacgaagacccttcccggtggcgctgctctctgacgcggccgctccccagcgacgcAACCGCTCCTGACCATGGGGCCGCTctggaggaagaggccgctccagaggaagaagccgctcccgatgacgaggccgctccccagcgactaagcagctccggaCGATGATGCCGCTCCCGAGGACAACGCCACTCCCGAAGACAGGCTGCTCCCAGACGAGGAGGCTGCTGcctggcgacgctgcccttccagacgacgaagctgctccccggcgacgctgccCCTCCGGTCGACGATGCTTCTCCCCAAGACCACCACGTGCCCGCcgctcaggacgctctggacgccgactcctcccagccgcacagactaacctttatagaggcggtcgagcccgccccacacaccggcggccaatgagattgcaatacacagggaaaactgcacagtcatgctagatgggcaatacggctggccaattgaatttcaatttaccatagtaaatatatgcacgtcccactgattggatgtctccatccgccTGTCCCACCACTGTATccgggtttgcaagtaagtttctctgggaggGGCACGGTCAATTCCAGTTTGCTACGAAATGGCTCcatctggctaaccaggcccttacagtgaAGTATCAGAACAGGCTttcaaaaacatgcatccaagcaAACACACTTTGCCACAGTTCCTGCTACTTCTGAATTACTGACTTCAGGTTGGTCTTCTTGAAGGCCTCCTAATGGGATTTGTGCTGATTCTCTGGAACTGCTTCACAAAGGCCATTCCTCTCCTACCCAAAGGGCTCTGGGGCAGACGGATGACAATGCCTGTCACTTTCATGCCCTTATGGAATTCATAGTTCTCAAATAGTTTACAAAAAGATGTACATAATGTGAGTAGTCATGACCTACAATTACCTTGTTCCTTTTGATAACTGTCTATatgtttgtttgtggttttagtttttgttttttgttttttttttggggggggtggggagatttaTACAACAGTCCTACTCCTTGgttgttaagaaaaaaggaatggatgcTTGTAAACAGACCCTTGCAGGCAGGCAATGAGAacacaaagaggaataaagatgAACACACGTGAGATGAAAGATCACATTTCTCTGTGGAGGCCACTGAAAGCTTCTGACCAAAGCAGAGCCATTAGAGAACTcaagtttaaacaaacaaacaaaaaacaaaacccagtactCCTCATCCTGGCTGTACCCCCTGCTCTGGGTTGACTCATGGGTCATTGCTGGAGCAACATGGCCAGCAGGAGAGGGTGGACAGGGGCTTTCAACAGAATATGGCCTATATGACACTGTCTGTTTGCTCTTTGTTGAGTAATCAGGTGCACAGCTCTCTTTCAATCTTTTATCtccctgttcatgtctttgcctGTAATCCCTAAAGTCAAAGCCCTAGAGATATGAGAACATGAAATTTGCTGGATAGAGCATTTGTGATTCAGTGGGATAGAAACCCTCCACTGCTCGCCTTCCCTATGTTCTCTGTGTTCAGAGCAATTAGATCCAAAAACCACTGATGTGGTGATCCAACTTGGTTTTTTATatcgggaaaaaaaaatcagtcaagatagCAGGCTATAGAATCCATCTGCCTGGTTTAAATACTAAGTGATGTTGAGAAAACTACTGTCAAGATTCTAATCCTTAATAtctccatcagtaaaatgggaacaataacacCTCAAGGGCAGAGGATTAAGtggcataatatatataaagtgcttaccattcaataattattagtAAAGAAAGGGAGTGGGTAGGAGTAAAGCCttacagggagtgggagagaagagaggaacaggtgcttttaaatataattaattcaataTCCCACTTATTCTATGACAAATTCAGATGATTTTGTGTGAAaagaatctacagattcaatataaaCACACTCGAGTTTAACTTAATAAAACCctataaaataactatgataaaatataagaattcactatatatttatatactatgtattCTAACCAGCAGCTGTGccagtaacaaaataaaggaataaaatgtctaCAGGCTTCAAATGTGTGGTTTTCACAACTTTTTAAACAGTAGCCCACCAAAAATATACTTCATGACAGATAAGATTAAGACACAAAACTaaagtttcacaaaacaaaccttacacttattacatgttttattttaaaaaatcctattttattctcttgatattttctatagtttcattttaaaaaggtagtaatGACCCAGTGAATTAATATCATGATCACCCActgcaatttgaaaaataaatagatttaagctATGATGTGTTTATTTCAATTAACTTTATTACACATTTTCAGGATAGTCACCATTTGATGTGGCCTGAACAGGAATAAACCCCAGGGTAGTAAAACTAAGGGCCTCAAATATGACTGTACTCTATACCAGAGAGGGTCAGGGGTCAAAAATCATATTTCACTGGTGAAATAAGAGGTGTTCCATATAAACAGTTGGTTAGAATGATCTGCCCTGCCATCAGTCTGGCAAACatccacataataaatattacgGCAGGTCAAGGTCTAGATCCCCATTAGTCCTGTGTCACTCTACTTCAACAATGACTTAGTCACCTGATCTAATGTAGTATAAGCCCTAATGGttggctttttttctgtgtggCATGAATGCCTGGCTTTGGCTTTGATTGCAAAGACATCCACTTCAGAGAGGACTATCCCCATTGAGCTCAATGCCGGCCACAGGACTGGATAAAGTGTTCAGAAGCACCCACATCTGGTCCAGTCTAAGaccttggctgatttttttttcctcttccatgctCTAAAATCTTACCCTCctattttaaattcaccaataaagagtgAACCTGCGAAAACTCTAGGCTCCC
This genomic interval from Meles meles unplaced genomic scaffold, mMelMel3.1 paternal haplotype, whole genome shotgun sequence contains the following:
- the LOC123936382 gene encoding proline-rich protein 2-like, whose amino-acid sequence is MTFPGMGPGGVAPSRQRGLFPAVRPLPSGGEAPTGRRKPYPKASDGPPWRQRHSPARPLTGSAAARLRRRFPTERPLLDSDDPTRQRAIILPNRGQGPSQRRGPFPTRSHYPTWRSCFTAAGDDPPLRGRSPRRRSPAAPLPSLRPLQDSDDPTPVKMLPSQAAPLQRDPFLVAGEAPSRLPAKTLPREPIPDDCGQSPYSTATSDHPTRRGRSLAERPLPGGVVASQQQRPYPTESDDPTQRGRSPWLDTFQTASEAPPFPTTGEANPGATGSPAGKLFPDTRHGPFPTARHLAGGDDPPPRRA